Proteins encoded together in one Microplitis mediator isolate UGA2020A chromosome 7, iyMicMedi2.1, whole genome shotgun sequence window:
- the LOC130671944 gene encoding uncharacterized protein F54H12.2-like produces the protein MAFLHSHSSECVKSELDLFTIPPTQTSIEYSEWTHYNSVSSITDDSPIEFVIPGHGDEYIDLPHTMLKVRAQIIAADNTYAADDKVGPINNLLHSMFNQIDVFFNQKLISPPNNAYAYRAYIETLLNYSSDAKNSHLGLTLWSNDTSGAFDHPVGGIGENDNKVTNDGLEERAGITRNGAKFDLLGHLHCNIFNQDKFLLNGVEMRLRLVHSKDSFRLMDNTNTPILFNF, from the coding sequence atggctTTTCTACATTCTCATTCAAGCGAGTGTGTTAAGTCAGAATTGGACTTATTTACTATACCACCAACACAAACGAGCATCGAATATTCAGAATGGACGCATTACAATTCAGTTTCTTCAATAACAGACGACTCACCTATTGAATTTGTTATACCGGGGCACGGTGATGAATACATCGATTTACCTCATACAATGTTAAAGGTACGAGCACAAATTATTGCTGCTGACAATACTTACGCAGCGGACGATAAAGTTGGtcctataaataatttattacactcAATGTTTAATCAGATTGATGtatttttcaatcaaaaattaatttcaccgCCTAATAATGCTTATGCTTATAGAGCATACATTGaaacattattaaattatagtaGTGATGCTAAGAATTCACATTTAGGTTTAACATTGTGGTCTAATGATACAAGTGGTGCCTTTGATCATCCTGTAGGTGGTATAGGTGAAAATGACAACAAAGTTACTAACGACGGACTAGAAGAACGTGCGGGAATTACCAGAAACGGCGCGAAATTTGATTTACTCGGGCATCtacattgtaatatttttaatcaagataaatttttattaaacggcGTAGAAATGCGCTTACGTTTAGTACATTCAAAAGATTCATTTCGTCTTATGGACAATACAAATACACCGATACTATTCAATttctaa